The DNA region TATACTAAAAAAAATTGAATGAATTCAGTAACTCATGTTGTATTAACTGGAGGGGTAGGAAGTAGATTATGGCCATTATCCAGAAAGTCTAGACCTAAGCAATACATACCCCTATTTGAGGGAAAGTCTTTATTTCAACTTTGTGTACTTAGAAATAATCTAATTTGTAATGATCTTTTGATTGTTGGTAATGAAAGTAATAGAGATTTATCCGTACAAAATCTAAAGGAAATTCATCAAGATAATTTTAATGAAATTGTAGAAGTTACGCCAAGAAACACTTCTGCTGCCATTGCTTTTGCTGCATTTTCCTTAGGAAATGAGGCAGTTATGTTAGTCACACCTTCGGATCAAGTGGTGACTGGTGAGAAAGAATATGAACGTTCGATTTTGGAAGCAATCTCATTAGCAAAAGAAAATTACCTTGTAACATTTGGAATTAAGCCATCTCGACCAGAAACGGGATATGGATATATTGAATTTCAAGACAATGATGTTGTTAGTTTTAGAGAAAAACCTGATAAAAAAAAGGCGGAAGATTACGTCAAAAGTGGAAGGTATCTTTGGAATAGTGGAATGTTCTGTTTCAAAGCGGATATTTTCCTTGAGGAATTGAAAATGTATGAACCTGAAATCTATAATTTTTCAAAAAATGCTTTTGAGAATATTTTAGAAAATAAACTTAATTTAGAGGATTCTAATTTAATTCCATCAAAGAGTGTTGATTATGCTGTTATGGAAAGGTCTAAAAAGATTAAGGTTGTAAGTGCGGATTTTGGTTGGAGTGATTTAGGTTCCTTCGATTCATTATGGGAATATTTTGATGCACATGATGATGGTCCAACTAGACAAAATTTAGTTTTAGGTACAAATAAACATGTAGAATTTTTAGGTGTAGATAATATCGTTTTTGTTGAAACTGATGATGCTATTTTGATTTTACCAAGGAGTATGAGTCAGGATGTAAAGAATGTCTATGAACGGCTTGAGAGGGAAAAACCTGAATTGTTGAAATAATTAAGTAAACTTCCAATATAAAATATTGGAAGTTTTTATTTAAAGTCAAATATCCAAATGAGAAAACGTATTTTAATTACAGGTGCCGCCGGATTTTTAGGATCACATTTATGTGATAGATTTATCCAATTAGATTACCATGTAATAGCAATTGATAATTTAATTACAGGTGAGATTAGAAATATAGAACACCTTTTTCCCTTAGATAATTTTGAATTTTACAACCACGATGTTTGTAATTATATTCATATTCCTGGTGATTTAGACTATATTCTCCATTTTGCTTCTCCTGCTAGTCCTCCTGATTATCTAAAAGTCCCCATTCAAACATTAAAAGTTAGCTCATTAGGTATACATAATTGTTTAGGTTTGGCAAAAAACAAAAAAGCTACAATTTTAATAGCTTCTACAAGTGAGATTTATGGAGACCCCTTAGTTCATCCTCAAACGGAGGATTATTGGGGTAATGTTAATCCAATCGGTCCTCGTGGTGTTTATGATGAAGCAAAAAGATTCCAAGAAGCAATGACGATGGCATATCATAAATATCATGGAGTTTCAGTACGTATTGCACGAATCTTTAATACTTATGGACCCAAAATGAGATTAAATGATGGTCGAGCATTGCCAACATTTATAAGACAGATTATAAATAATGAACCCTTGACGGTATATGGAGATGGTTCACAGACAAGGTCTTTTTGTTATGTTGATGATACAATCGAAGGAATATATCAATTATTAATTAGCAATTATTGTTTGCCTATTAATCTCGGAAATCCAGATGAAATTTCAATAATTGAATTTGCAAATAGGTTAATTGATATTTCAGGGAAAAATTCAGAATTAAAATTTGAAAAGCTACCAATTGATGATCCAAAGAGGCGTCAACCTAGTATCGAATTGGCTAAGAAAAAATTAAATTGGTTACCTAAGATCCAACTTTCTGAGGGATTGAAAAGAACACTAGCTTATTTTATGGCTCCTTAATATATTTTTTAAGAAAAATGTTCGATGATTGCAATTAATTTATTAAAAAAGCGTTTCATAGACGTTGAATGATCTAAATTTGAAACATAACTTAAAAAAGATTTTAGCTTTTAATTTCAAACACCTTCTAATTAAAGTCTAAAATTTAGTTAATTATGAGAAATACTTTACATTTGGAAAATTAAATTTCTATTAATTAGATGCACTATAATATATTTTAAATTTAATAGAATAAAATACCTTTAGATGAAAATTAGCTTAACCTGCTTGATGTTAGCCTTTGTTATTTGCTTAATAGGTTGTACATCGTATAAAAAAATACCTTACTTTCAAAATATTCCAGATAGTTCTTATGTATATCATAATGGAGAGACAATTGATGGGGTAAATAAAGAATCTATCACGATAAAACCTGATGATATTTTGGCGATTAAAATTCTATTGAAAGATGGATCTGACGCATTAATGCCTCAAAATACAATTAATCCCACCCCTACACCGATAGGAAATAATGCTAATCAGAGTAAAAATATATACAGGGTTAACGAGGCTGGATTTATCCAAATTCCTATTATTGGTAATGTTGAGGTAACCAATTTGACTTTGTCAGAGATCCGAAAAAAAATTGGGGATCTCGCAATGATAACTATGAAAAATCCTATTGTTCAAGTGGAGTTAGATAACTTTACGATTACCGTACTTGGAGAAGTCAATAAACCAGGCACTTACACGATTGTCAATAAGGATAAATGTACTATAGTTGATGT from Rhizosphaericola mali includes:
- a CDS encoding mannose-1-phosphate guanylyltransferase, whose translation is MNSVTHVVLTGGVGSRLWPLSRKSRPKQYIPLFEGKSLFQLCVLRNNLICNDLLIVGNESNRDLSVQNLKEIHQDNFNEIVEVTPRNTSAAIAFAAFSLGNEAVMLVTPSDQVVTGEKEYERSILEAISLAKENYLVTFGIKPSRPETGYGYIEFQDNDVVSFREKPDKKKAEDYVKSGRYLWNSGMFCFKADIFLEELKMYEPEIYNFSKNAFENILENKLNLEDSNLIPSKSVDYAVMERSKKIKVVSADFGWSDLGSFDSLWEYFDAHDDGPTRQNLVLGTNKHVEFLGVDNIVFVETDDAILILPRSMSQDVKNVYERLEREKPELLK
- a CDS encoding UDP-glucuronic acid decarboxylase family protein; translation: MRKRILITGAAGFLGSHLCDRFIQLDYHVIAIDNLITGEIRNIEHLFPLDNFEFYNHDVCNYIHIPGDLDYILHFASPASPPDYLKVPIQTLKVSSLGIHNCLGLAKNKKATILIASTSEIYGDPLVHPQTEDYWGNVNPIGPRGVYDEAKRFQEAMTMAYHKYHGVSVRIARIFNTYGPKMRLNDGRALPTFIRQIINNEPLTVYGDGSQTRSFCYVDDTIEGIYQLLISNYCLPINLGNPDEISIIEFANRLIDISGKNSELKFEKLPIDDPKRRQPSIELAKKKLNWLPKIQLSEGLKRTLAYFMAP
- a CDS encoding polysaccharide biosynthesis/export family protein, producing the protein MKISLTCLMLAFVICLIGCTSYKKIPYFQNIPDSSYVYHNGETIDGVNKESITIKPDDILAIKILLKDGSDALMPQNTINPTPTPIGNNANQSKNIYRVNEAGFIQIPIIGNVEVTNLTLSEIRKKIGDLAMITMKNPIVQVELDNFTITVLGEVNKPGTYTIVNKDKCTIVDVLGLAGDLNIGGKRNNIMLIRDLGNGKKKIGRFNLQSTDIFNSPFYNLQQNDVVYIEPTKFRASAESFQKISFVAGFAAILSVLVSVIALSK